In Wenyingzhuangia fucanilytica, the following are encoded in one genomic region:
- a CDS encoding glycoside hydrolase family 88/105 protein has protein sequence MKHKLIFKIAVLTVLFSCLGTSKMMSQKVFKPSAIKASMLKALEWQEAHPIFALAPTDWTEGAYYTGVVRAHKATGDQVYMAALKNQGYHNNWETYTRLHHADDVAISYSYLYVDMVGGRKDFVDLKPTADFLNAHLYEPDVWKAGKDKSSMGRTILWWWCDALFMTPPVLNLYAKHTNQPKYLDEMHKFYTQTYNQLYDKEERLFARDMRFVWKGSDKDAKEPNGEKIFWSRGNGWVISGLALILDDMPKDYKHRAFYENLFKELSARIVELQPKDGLWRTSLLCPEAYDHGEVSGSGFHTFALAWGINNGLLDKETYLPAVKKAWKALEKCQHEDGRIGWVQNIGASPEPANKDSWQNFGTGAYLMAGSEMLKLQLK, from the coding sequence ATGAAACATAAATTAATATTTAAAATCGCTGTTTTAACAGTACTATTTAGTTGTTTAGGGACATCAAAAATGATGTCGCAAAAGGTTTTTAAACCCTCAGCCATAAAAGCCTCTATGCTTAAAGCTTTAGAATGGCAAGAAGCACATCCTATATTTGCACTTGCACCTACAGATTGGACAGAAGGAGCCTATTATACAGGTGTTGTTAGAGCTCATAAAGCTACAGGAGACCAAGTTTATATGGCAGCATTAAAAAATCAAGGTTATCATAATAATTGGGAAACCTACACAAGATTACATCATGCAGATGACGTTGCTATTTCGTACAGTTACTTATATGTTGATATGGTTGGTGGAAGAAAAGACTTTGTTGATTTAAAACCAACAGCAGATTTTTTGAATGCACATTTATATGAGCCAGATGTATGGAAAGCAGGAAAAGATAAGAGTAGCATGGGTAGAACCATTTTATGGTGGTGGTGTGATGCTTTGTTTATGACTCCTCCTGTTTTAAACCTTTATGCTAAACATACCAATCAACCAAAATACTTAGATGAAATGCATAAGTTTTATACGCAAACTTACAATCAATTATACGATAAAGAAGAGCGTTTGTTTGCCAGAGATATGCGTTTTGTTTGGAAAGGATCGGATAAAGATGCTAAAGAACCAAATGGAGAAAAAATATTTTGGTCTAGAGGTAACGGATGGGTGATTTCTGGTTTAGCATTAATTTTAGATGATATGCCAAAAGATTATAAACACAGAGCTTTTTACGAAAACTTGTTTAAAGAATTGTCTGCAAGAATTGTAGAATTACAACCTAAAGATGGTCTATGGAGAACTAGTTTATTATGCCCAGAAGCATATGATCATGGAGAAGTAAGTGGTAGTGGTTTTCATACTTTTGCTTTGGCATGGGGAATTAATAATGGGTTGTTAGATAAAGAAACATACTTGCCAGCAGTTAAAAAAGCATGGAAAGCATTAGAAAAATGTCAACATGAAGATGGTAGAATTGGTTGGGTTCAAAATATTGGAGCTTCTCCAGAGCCTGCAAATAAAGATAGTTGGCAAAATTTTGGTACAGGAGCTTACTTAATGGCAGGTAGTGAAATGCTAAAATTGCAATTAAAGTAA
- a CDS encoding sulfatase, producing MYKILFKTVFVLTVFMLFSCDKKKKETVSIKKQPNVLIVLTDQLRTQATGYAGDPNVKTPNIDRLEAMSANFQNAVSGMPVCTPFKASLLTGQRPLTNGVFMNDVQLDTNAVSMGKVYAHEGYRTGFIGKWHIDGRGRESFIPPGNRRQGFQFWMANECTHNYNKSVYYDNDDPTPKKWEGYDTFEQTDAAIEFINSKNENPFLLVLSWGTPHAPYGSAPKKYKDMFKAEDMILRPNVPKAMHKQVKKDIAGYYAHIAAIDDMIGKLINSLKENNQLDNTIIVFTSDHGDLLGSHGAYKKQQPYEESIRTPMLFYIPESLGIKPGVRNAVFNSEDIFPTLLGLSGMAIPKSVEGINYRNYLEGKDNSVGKETIITCVQPFGQWNRPKRHGKEYRGLVTQKYTYVKDLNGPWLLFDNDADPYQMNNLINNKEYKEIQADLEKRLTKRLKANGDEFLPGSHYLEKWGIKVNDEGTVPYRHLY from the coding sequence ATGTATAAAATACTTTTTAAAACCGTTTTTGTTCTTACTGTATTCATGTTGTTTTCTTGTGATAAAAAGAAAAAAGAAACTGTCTCTATAAAAAAACAACCTAATGTTTTAATTGTATTAACAGACCAGTTAAGAACTCAAGCAACAGGTTATGCAGGAGATCCAAATGTAAAAACACCTAATATAGATCGTTTAGAAGCTATGAGTGCAAACTTCCAAAATGCTGTGTCTGGAATGCCTGTATGCACGCCTTTTAAAGCTTCTTTATTAACCGGTCAGAGACCTTTAACAAATGGGGTTTTTATGAATGATGTACAATTAGATACCAATGCTGTTTCTATGGGTAAAGTATATGCTCATGAAGGATACCGTACTGGTTTTATTGGTAAATGGCATATTGATGGACGAGGAAGAGAAAGTTTTATTCCACCAGGGAATAGAAGACAAGGTTTTCAATTTTGGATGGCCAATGAATGTACTCATAATTATAACAAATCTGTTTATTACGATAACGATGACCCAACTCCAAAAAAGTGGGAGGGCTATGATACTTTTGAACAAACCGATGCTGCTATTGAGTTTATAAATTCAAAAAATGAAAATCCATTTTTATTAGTGCTTTCTTGGGGAACACCACATGCTCCATATGGTTCTGCTCCTAAAAAATATAAAGATATGTTTAAAGCAGAGGATATGATATTAAGACCTAATGTGCCAAAAGCAATGCACAAACAGGTTAAAAAGGATATTGCAGGTTATTATGCACATATAGCGGCTATAGATGATATGATAGGTAAATTGATAAACTCATTAAAAGAAAACAATCAATTAGATAACACTATTATTGTCTTTACATCTGATCATGGAGATTTGTTAGGGTCTCATGGAGCTTATAAAAAACAACAACCTTATGAGGAGTCAATAAGAACTCCAATGTTGTTTTATATTCCAGAATCGTTAGGAATAAAACCAGGGGTAAGAAATGCTGTTTTTAACTCAGAAGATATTTTTCCTACATTATTAGGATTGTCTGGAATGGCTATCCCTAAAAGTGTAGAAGGTATTAATTATAGAAATTATCTAGAAGGAAAAGATAACTCTGTAGGAAAAGAAACTATTATTACTTGTGTACAACCTTTTGGACAATGGAATAGACCCAAAAGACATGGTAAAGAATATAGAGGATTGGTAACTCAAAAATATACTTATGTAAAAGATTTAAACGGGCCTTGGTTGTTGTTTGATAATGATGCTGATCCTTATCAGATGAATAACTTGATAAATAACAAAGAATATAAAGAAATACAAGCTGACTTAGAAAAACGTTTAACAAAGCGTTTAAAAGCAAATGGAGATGAGTTTTTACCAGGGTCTCATTATTTAGAAAAATGGGGAATCAAAGTAAACGATGAGGGAACAGTACCATACAGACATCTTTATTAA
- a CDS encoding glycosyl hydrolase, whose protein sequence is MALRLVFFLVLILFTQCKLKEDKHNSVNEFQVLSKGFKSPSDKFRPETWFHINGNNISKVGLTKDLEAIKAAGLQGIHLFNKSGRPYPNVSQIKILSPEWEDMIRHAAEECKRLGLKFTMQNCPGWSMTGGPWVPVEEAQREVVETVYHLSGGKKYHEILKLDSLYKTSDYNYKDIQVLAFPTPEGDNLEPFNPSEIETNNQVVPWKDIFNPNSKVLVTRTTTQLDKPLNEYRAQGISKINNKDTWVKTKFNEAITLRSIVFPQSRHMIMGTEYPKIDVSVKVEALMNGGFREITTIDLPDANWNDRRKHLTLAIPETTSNEFKFTFKGKHTIVPEIIRLSSKPKNHNFEAKAAKVLRRLEKDVAYNYAENTIVKGNSIINLTHKMAPDGKLTWDVPKGNWTVVRFGHINMRLTNKPAVPEATGWESSKLDKKAIENHLKKGMIGNLIKDGGPIGNGKLQGLLIDSWESHVPTWTMNSDDMFKEFKQRRGYDLDKYLPATMGYIVDSPEITTKFLRDLRQTMDDLFIENFFEHFATIAHEMGAEVYTEGAGGEVLPIDPMRYYGVSDIPMTEFWYPKAPSNQNEFAKPILSAASATHLYNKPFLAAEACTQVGVKWNEHPFSVKYLIDYNFTKGVNHLVFHTFSHTPQTNVYPGSSFGGNIGFPFVRAQTWWKYMPDWIDYLTRNQYMLQQGEFAADVLWYYGDHFERPPFDLNDFPKGYKYDYLNEEILQQKLIVSNGKIKVKDAGDYRVILLRDSEKMLLSTAKKLKELVLNGAVIVGNKPIDSPSLMDDENDVKELLSISNELWGNTKSGIKKVGEGKVYWGTTIEEVLQKEAIMPDVIVPKNTDVQWIHRKTDAADIYFVSTKSEQPTDVSISFRAKNAYPQFWDAFTGKQYDATVWSKTKDRINVAVSFDASGSAIVVFPKGNKKPYATKVEFEGEPVLSSERGWYRIHEKDDLVRVKIEKNKLQASASGIYKVYRKGGTSSIKVDVKEISIQNNWKVAFEPGWDTPESVKIPQLKSLTEFDNKAIQHYSGTVTYTKEIEINALEKNMVLDIGKVYNIAELWCNGQKVGTRWAPPYRFEVGDVLKKGNNSIIIKVTNTWRNQLIYDNTRAKGEKKTWTTSAPKKGETELDASGLVGPVILKQNCK, encoded by the coding sequence ATGGCTCTGAGACTTGTATTTTTTCTTGTATTAATTTTATTCACACAATGTAAATTAAAAGAAGATAAACACAATTCAGTTAATGAGTTCCAAGTGTTAAGCAAAGGTTTTAAATCTCCTTCTGATAAATTTCGTCCAGAAACATGGTTTCATATCAACGGAAACAATATTAGTAAAGTAGGTTTAACTAAAGATTTAGAAGCAATAAAGGCTGCTGGATTACAAGGAATTCATCTCTTTAATAAAAGTGGGAGACCTTATCCTAACGTTAGTCAAATAAAAATTTTATCACCTGAATGGGAAGACATGATTCGTCATGCTGCAGAGGAATGTAAACGTCTTGGTTTAAAATTTACAATGCAAAATTGCCCTGGTTGGTCTATGACGGGAGGTCCATGGGTGCCAGTAGAAGAAGCACAACGAGAAGTTGTTGAAACTGTTTATCATCTCTCTGGAGGGAAAAAGTATCATGAAATTCTTAAGTTAGATTCGCTTTACAAAACCTCAGATTATAATTATAAAGATATTCAAGTTTTAGCTTTTCCAACTCCAGAAGGAGACAATTTAGAGCCTTTTAATCCTTCAGAAATTGAAACGAATAACCAAGTCGTTCCCTGGAAGGATATTTTTAATCCTAATTCAAAAGTTTTAGTAACTCGTACCACAACTCAATTAGACAAACCACTAAATGAGTATAGAGCACAAGGTATTTCAAAAATAAATAACAAAGATACTTGGGTTAAAACTAAATTTAATGAAGCCATTACATTGCGTTCTATTGTTTTTCCACAATCTAGACATATGATTATGGGAACAGAATATCCTAAAATAGATGTTTCTGTTAAAGTTGAAGCCTTAATGAATGGTGGATTTAGAGAAATAACAACTATTGATTTACCTGATGCAAATTGGAATGATAGAAGAAAGCACTTAACTTTAGCTATTCCAGAGACCACATCTAATGAATTTAAATTTACTTTTAAAGGAAAGCACACTATTGTTCCAGAAATTATTCGTTTAAGTTCCAAACCAAAAAACCATAATTTTGAAGCCAAAGCAGCAAAAGTATTAAGACGTTTAGAAAAAGATGTAGCATATAATTATGCAGAAAACACTATTGTAAAAGGGAATTCTATCATTAATTTAACTCATAAAATGGCTCCTGATGGAAAGCTAACTTGGGATGTTCCAAAAGGAAATTGGACGGTAGTTCGTTTTGGTCATATCAATATGCGATTAACCAATAAACCTGCAGTTCCAGAAGCTACGGGTTGGGAGTCTAGCAAATTAGATAAAAAAGCCATAGAAAATCATCTTAAAAAAGGGATGATAGGAAATTTAATTAAAGACGGAGGCCCAATAGGAAATGGAAAATTACAAGGTTTGTTAATAGATAGTTGGGAAAGTCATGTACCTACTTGGACCATGAATTCCGATGACATGTTTAAGGAATTTAAGCAAAGACGAGGTTATGATTTGGATAAATATCTACCTGCAACTATGGGATATATTGTAGATAGTCCAGAAATAACAACTAAGTTTTTGAGGGATTTACGTCAAACGATGGATGATTTATTTATCGAAAATTTCTTTGAACATTTTGCAACCATAGCTCACGAAATGGGTGCAGAGGTATATACCGAAGGTGCAGGAGGAGAAGTTCTACCCATAGACCCAATGCGTTATTATGGAGTTAGTGATATTCCAATGACTGAATTTTGGTATCCTAAAGCACCATCTAATCAAAATGAATTTGCAAAACCTATTTTGTCAGCAGCTTCAGCTACACACTTATATAATAAGCCTTTTTTAGCAGCAGAAGCATGTACACAAGTAGGAGTAAAATGGAATGAACATCCATTTAGTGTAAAATATTTAATAGATTATAATTTTACAAAAGGAGTAAACCATTTGGTTTTTCATACGTTTTCTCATACACCACAAACCAACGTATATCCTGGGTCTAGTTTTGGAGGGAATATAGGATTTCCTTTTGTTAGAGCACAAACATGGTGGAAGTACATGCCCGACTGGATTGATTATTTAACTCGTAATCAATATATGCTACAACAAGGAGAATTTGCGGCTGATGTTCTTTGGTATTATGGAGACCATTTTGAGCGTCCGCCTTTTGATTTGAATGATTTTCCTAAAGGATATAAATATGATTACTTAAATGAGGAAATATTACAGCAAAAATTAATTGTTAGTAATGGTAAAATTAAAGTTAAAGACGCTGGTGATTATCGGGTTATTCTTTTAAGAGATTCCGAAAAGATGTTATTATCTACAGCTAAGAAATTAAAAGAGTTAGTGTTGAACGGAGCTGTAATTGTAGGAAATAAACCTATAGATTCTCCAAGTTTAATGGATGATGAGAATGATGTAAAAGAATTATTATCAATTTCTAATGAATTATGGGGAAATACTAAAAGTGGCATAAAAAAAGTAGGGGAAGGAAAAGTGTATTGGGGAACAACTATAGAAGAAGTATTACAAAAGGAAGCTATTATGCCAGATGTAATAGTTCCAAAAAATACCGATGTGCAGTGGATTCATCGTAAAACCGATGCTGCAGATATTTACTTTGTATCTACCAAGAGTGAGCAACCTACAGATGTATCAATCAGTTTTAGAGCTAAAAATGCTTATCCTCAATTTTGGGATGCTTTTACAGGAAAACAATATGATGCCACTGTTTGGAGTAAAACAAAAGATAGAATTAATGTAGCTGTATCTTTTGATGCTAGCGGAAGTGCAATTGTTGTTTTTCCTAAAGGAAATAAAAAGCCGTATGCAACAAAAGTTGAATTTGAAGGCGAACCAGTATTAAGTTCGGAAAGAGGGTGGTATAGAATTCATGAAAAAGATGATTTAGTTCGTGTTAAAATAGAAAAAAACAAATTACAAGCATCTGCATCTGGTATTTATAAAGTTTATCGTAAAGGAGGAACCTCATCCATTAAAGTTGATGTAAAAGAAATTTCTATTCAGAATAATTGGAAGGTCGCTTTTGAACCAGGATGGGATACTCCAGAGTCGGTTAAGATTCCCCAATTAAAATCGCTTACAGAGTTTGATAACAAAGCCATACAACACTATTCTGGTACGGTTACTTATACTAAAGAGATAGAAATTAATGCCCTTGAAAAAAATATGGTTTTAGACATAGGGAAGGTCTATAACATAGCAGAGTTGTGGTGTAATGGTCAAAAAGTTGGTACCCGTTGGGCTCCTCCCTATAGGTTCGAGGTGGGAGATGTGCTTAAAAAAGGAAACAACTCAATAATAATTAAAGTAACCAATACGTGGAGAAATCAATTAATTTATGACAATACACGTGCCAAGGGAGAAAAGAAAACATGGACTACTAGTGCTCCTAAAAAAGGAGAAACAGAATTAGATGCTTCCGGCTTAGTAGGTCCTGTAATTTTAAAACAAAACTGCAAATAA
- a CDS encoding SusC/RagA family TonB-linked outer membrane protein, giving the protein MKLKMMLKVSPDIRRILIAVSMILFCITVSNAQTVSGKVTADGLPVPGATILVKGTTIGVFTDFDGNYSIKADTKSTLVFSYMGYETQEVLVSSRNQINVTLKQEGQELDEVVVVGYGTQKKESVVGAITQIKGEELMERTSGVANVEEALQGNLPGVTAIQGSGIPGQSDVQIFIRGQSTWNNSGQPLILVDGVKRSMSDVDMNEIEGISVLKDASATAVFGVEGANGVILITTKRGKTGKAQLSLSVNTTYKTVSKLPNKLDAYDAVLEANKSIMREVMYSPDSWDDYRPMGIVNKYRNPLTEEESYIYPNINWEDEILKDFAQDTRVNLSVRGGSKGAKYFGSLSYQTVNDIFDGSKYDSGKGYLGEYKYDRFNYRTNIDFDITKSTEFSVNLSGYLGTQETPSNLNTVVNGIYEIAPNLYTPVYPDGLYGQFVNDVFGITNPIVSLTNTGYNTSRRFQVNSDFILKQKLDFVTKGLSFKGRFSLDNNMTSNQSLTDNGADGLENVVYRVYDGDKELILSPNGVNDFDFVVFPWTLDPSTINDGTRSRQMVYDFSLNYNRKFAKKHDVSALFLFRRQQYAIGNQFPTFREDWVGRVTYNYDSRYFLDVNGAYNGSERFGPGYRFDLFPSVAAGWMMSNESFIKKNVNWINKLKFRGSYGLVGDDKLPGRWNYLGQWASGGSTFLNPNKYHNGRSPYTFYKEDVVGNPDLQWETAIKYNFGAELSLFNNMITAEFDYFGENRDNILIRGSQRSVPEFYGNTPPDFNGGKVEVRGFELVIGGKYKFSNGIDIWGNYSFTQAKDVVLERDDPEFRPFYQKNEGYPIGQNRSAIPTNILTSWDDIYMSTPQISGQEYRRPGYYDVVDFDGDGTYNSAYDNAPFGQPIRPQRNWNVNLGAGYKGFNIMAQFYGTQNSLRRFGDRTFTNQTDLIFEQDIDYWTKENPGNTDTMPTWKFSQAATNPRNNYYDSSVVRFKTLQLSYDIPKTICEKLGVSSFKVFANGNNLYLWSDLPDDREFNGNITADSDFRGDYPTLKRFNFGFNMNF; this is encoded by the coding sequence ATGAAATTAAAAATGATGTTAAAAGTCTCGCCAGATATAAGGCGAATTTTGATTGCAGTCAGTATGATATTGTTTTGCATCACTGTTTCGAATGCGCAAACAGTCTCTGGAAAAGTAACCGCAGATGGTTTACCTGTACCGGGAGCAACAATATTGGTTAAAGGTACTACAATTGGTGTTTTTACAGACTTTGATGGTAACTATAGCATCAAAGCTGATACAAAAAGCACTCTTGTTTTTTCGTACATGGGTTATGAAACACAGGAAGTTCTAGTGTCTAGTCGAAATCAAATTAACGTAACCTTAAAACAGGAGGGTCAAGAACTTGATGAAGTGGTAGTAGTTGGTTATGGAACCCAAAAAAAAGAGAGTGTAGTTGGGGCTATTACTCAGATTAAGGGTGAAGAACTAATGGAGAGAACTAGTGGGGTAGCTAATGTTGAAGAAGCTTTACAAGGGAACTTACCAGGTGTTACAGCAATACAAGGAAGTGGTATTCCTGGTCAATCTGATGTGCAAATTTTTATTAGAGGTCAGAGCACCTGGAATAATTCTGGACAACCTCTTATTTTGGTTGATGGAGTTAAAAGATCTATGTCAGATGTTGACATGAATGAAATTGAAGGGATTTCTGTACTGAAAGATGCTTCTGCTACAGCGGTTTTTGGAGTAGAAGGAGCTAATGGTGTAATTTTAATTACTACTAAACGAGGAAAAACAGGGAAAGCTCAATTGTCTTTATCGGTAAATACTACTTATAAAACAGTATCAAAACTTCCTAATAAACTAGATGCTTATGATGCTGTTTTAGAAGCGAATAAGTCTATAATGAGAGAAGTGATGTACAGTCCAGACTCATGGGACGATTACCGACCTATGGGAATTGTAAATAAATATCGTAATCCATTAACAGAGGAAGAAAGTTATATTTATCCTAATATAAACTGGGAAGATGAAATTCTTAAAGATTTTGCACAAGATACTAGGGTGAATTTATCCGTTCGTGGAGGATCTAAAGGAGCAAAGTATTTCGGAAGTTTATCATATCAAACAGTAAATGATATTTTTGATGGTTCAAAATACGATAGTGGAAAAGGATATTTAGGAGAGTATAAATACGATAGATTTAATTATCGAACTAATATTGATTTTGATATTACCAAGTCAACCGAGTTTTCGGTAAACTTATCTGGTTACTTAGGAACTCAGGAAACACCAAGTAACTTAAATACGGTTGTAAATGGTATTTATGAAATTGCTCCCAATTTATATACTCCAGTATATCCTGATGGTTTGTATGGGCAATTTGTAAATGATGTATTTGGTATTACCAACCCTATTGTAAGTTTAACCAATACAGGTTATAACACATCTAGAAGATTTCAAGTAAATAGTGACTTTATTTTAAAACAAAAATTAGATTTTGTTACAAAAGGTTTATCTTTTAAAGGAAGGTTTTCACTGGATAATAACATGACTAGTAATCAATCCTTAACAGATAATGGAGCTGATGGTCTAGAAAATGTTGTGTATAGAGTGTATGATGGAGATAAAGAACTTATTCTTTCTCCAAATGGAGTAAACGATTTTGATTTTGTAGTATTTCCATGGACTTTAGATCCTTCTACAATCAATGATGGAACTAGAAGTCGTCAAATGGTTTATGATTTTTCATTAAACTACAATAGAAAGTTTGCAAAAAAACACGATGTATCAGCCTTGTTTTTATTTAGAAGACAACAATATGCAATAGGTAATCAATTTCCAACTTTTAGAGAAGACTGGGTAGGTAGGGTAACCTATAACTATGATTCTAGATACTTTTTAGATGTTAACGGAGCATACAACGGATCAGAAAGATTTGGTCCTGGTTATCGTTTTGATCTTTTCCCTTCGGTTGCAGCTGGATGGATGATGTCAAACGAATCTTTTATAAAGAAGAATGTAAATTGGATTAACAAACTTAAATTTAGAGGGTCTTATGGTCTTGTTGGTGATGATAAACTTCCTGGTAGATGGAATTATTTAGGGCAATGGGCTAGTGGAGGTTCTACATTTTTAAACCCAAACAAATATCATAATGGAAGATCTCCTTACACTTTTTATAAAGAGGATGTTGTAGGAAATCCTGATCTTCAGTGGGAAACTGCGATTAAATACAATTTTGGTGCTGAATTGTCATTGTTTAACAATATGATAACTGCCGAGTTTGATTATTTTGGAGAAAATCGTGATAATATTTTAATTAGAGGTTCTCAACGTAGTGTACCTGAATTTTATGGAAATACCCCACCAGATTTTAACGGAGGAAAGGTAGAGGTAAGAGGTTTTGAATTAGTAATTGGCGGAAAGTATAAGTTTTCTAACGGAATAGATATTTGGGGTAACTATAGTTTTACTCAAGCTAAAGATGTTGTGTTAGAGAGAGATGATCCTGAGTTTAGACCTTTTTACCAAAAAAATGAAGGATATCCAATAGGTCAGAATAGATCAGCAATTCCAACAAATATTTTAACCAGTTGGGATGATATATATATGTCTACACCACAAATTTCAGGTCAAGAATATAGAAGGCCGGGGTATTATGATGTGGTAGATTTTGATGGAGATGGAACTTATAACAGTGCTTATGATAATGCGCCATTTGGTCAACCTATTCGTCCACAAAGAAACTGGAATGTAAATTTAGGAGCTGGGTATAAAGGTTTTAATATTATGGCTCAGTTTTATGGAACACAAAATAGTTTAAGAAGATTTGGAGATAGAACTTTTACCAACCAAACTGATTTGATTTTTGAACAAGATATAGATTATTGGACTAAGGAAAATCCAGGAAATACAGATACAATGCCAACTTGGAAGTTTAGTCAAGCGGCAACCAATCCAAGAAACAATTATTATGATTCATCAGTTGTAAGGTTTAAAACTTTACAATTATCATATGACATTCCTAAAACTATATGTGAAAAATTGGGTGTGAGTTCTTTCAAAGTGTTTGCAAATGGTAACAACTTATACCTTTGGTCAGATTTACCTGATGATAGAGAATTCAATGGTAACATCACAGCAGATTCAGATTTTAGAGGAGATTATCCTACTTTAAAGAGGTTTAATTTTGGTTTTAATATGAATTTTTAA
- a CDS encoding RagB/SusD family nutrient uptake outer membrane protein, which translates to MKKYILISLLIITSLFTSSCEDYLDVAPEATLGQEEVFQNFDNAQGFVEEMYALVVDYGTAGHTFQDYIYGDDGYVPPGFKSSSQIDNGNLVFWSSHKYSYLNDNGQNNTSQTNARNRPGLWNGSLMGIRKANIVIESIDLMVDATEDEKNVILGQAYFFRAFFHNEIMKFWGRFPYIKEVIKGDDFRLARPATYKECALEANEDYKRAAALLPVDWDNETYGQKTLGQNMGRLTKGAAYAFQGKNLLLAASPLMKINNQPGINTYDYDVDLCNMAVDAFAEVLKLADQGRYALVPFSDYESVFWETPNADMWPGSTEFIFAAPGGNRPSAQRFMANGMLKSFSGINGVGHTSPTHNFIHNNFGMANGLSIEDDMSGQYGAPTYDPTKPFDNRDPRFYMWVVADGDVLATKATAPAQHKFAQLYEGGEHRNGGSETGYLYKKFYPTLHSNWNRIINRYVGMLLHMRLTDVYLMYAEALHAANGATAIPTSYPLSAEQAINTLRLRVGIPTVPSAIVADNNKFMDELRRERSVELSWEAHRWVDIRRWGVAHLDKYKNKTELSFPQDHSYFEEKLLISRVCEYPKHYWLPFQANQTQIYAGFEQNPGW; encoded by the coding sequence ATGAAAAAATATATACTAATATCATTATTAATAATAACATCTTTATTTACATCTTCATGTGAGGATTATTTAGATGTAGCACCAGAAGCAACTTTAGGACAAGAAGAAGTATTTCAAAACTTTGACAATGCACAGGGTTTTGTAGAAGAAATGTATGCTTTAGTAGTAGATTACGGTACAGCAGGGCACACCTTTCAAGATTATATTTATGGAGATGATGGATATGTTCCACCTGGATTTAAATCTAGTTCACAAATAGATAATGGAAATTTAGTTTTTTGGTCAAGTCATAAATATTCTTATTTAAATGATAATGGTCAGAATAACACCAGTCAAACAAACGCAAGAAACAGACCAGGACTGTGGAATGGTAGTTTAATGGGAATTCGTAAAGCAAATATTGTTATTGAAAGTATCGATTTAATGGTAGATGCTACTGAAGATGAAAAAAATGTAATTCTAGGACAAGCTTATTTTTTTAGAGCTTTTTTTCATAATGAAATCATGAAGTTTTGGGGACGTTTTCCATATATAAAAGAAGTAATAAAAGGTGATGATTTTAGGTTAGCTAGACCAGCAACTTATAAAGAGTGTGCATTAGAAGCTAACGAAGATTACAAGAGAGCAGCAGCTTTATTACCAGTTGATTGGGATAATGAGACTTATGGACAAAAAACGTTGGGACAAAATATGGGTAGGCTTACGAAAGGAGCTGCTTATGCTTTTCAAGGAAAGAATCTTTTATTGGCAGCAAGTCCATTAATGAAAATTAATAACCAACCAGGGATAAATACTTATGATTACGATGTTGATTTGTGTAACATGGCTGTTGATGCTTTTGCAGAAGTATTAAAGTTAGCAGATCAAGGTAGATATGCATTGGTTCCTTTTAGTGATTATGAATCTGTATTTTGGGAAACACCAAATGCTGATATGTGGCCAGGAAGTACAGAATTTATTTTTGCTGCCCCTGGAGGAAATAGACCTTCTGCTCAAAGGTTTATGGCAAATGGTATGCTAAAAAGCTTTTCTGGAATTAATGGTGTAGGGCATACAAGTCCAACACATAATTTTATACACAACAACTTTGGAATGGCCAATGGTCTTTCTATAGAAGATGATATGAGTGGGCAATACGGAGCTCCTACTTATGACCCAACAAAACCATTTGACAATAGAGATCCTAGATTTTATATGTGGGTTGTTGCAGATGGAGATGTGTTAGCTACTAAAGCTACAGCACCTGCTCAACACAAATTTGCACAACTTTATGAAGGTGGTGAGCACAGAAATGGTGGTTCAGAAACAGGTTATCTTTATAAAAAGTTCTATCCTACACTACACAGTAATTGGAATAGAATTATTAACAGGTATGTAGGAATGCTTTTACACATGAGACTTACAGATGTGTATTTAATGTATGCAGAAGCTTTACATGCAGCAAATGGAGCAACAGCAATACCAACATCTTATCCTTTATCAGCAGAACAGGCGATTAATACATTACGACTTAGAGTAGGAATCCCTACTGTTCCTTCAGCAATTGTAGCTGATAATAATAAGTTTATGGATGAATTAAGAAGAGAAAGAAGTGTAGAGTTATCATGGGAGGCACATAGATGGGTAGATATTCGTCGTTGGGGAGTAGCACACTTAGATAAGTATAAAAATAAGACTGAGCTTAGCTTTCCACAAGATCATTCATACTTTGAAGAAAAACTACTTATATCAAGAGTGTGTGAGTATCCAAAGCATTATTGGTTGCCTTTTCAGGCAAATCAAACTCAGATATATGCTGGTTTTGAACAAAACCCAGGATGGTAG